ACCGGTCTGTTCAACCTGGCGATCCTCACCCTGCCTTTCCTGACCGACGCCGTCGCCTCCTGGTGGCGCCGCAGCGCCGGCCGGAGGGGCGGTCGAGTCCTCCTGGCGGTCGGGGCGGCCGGGGTCATGCTGGCCCTGGCCACGGGGGGCTGGCTCATGCGCGGCTCCCTGGCCTCCGTCCTGGGCTACGAGCGTCCTGCCGGCGGAGTGGCCGGCGCCGTGGCGACCCTGGGCCAGGCACTCATCGACCTCCCGATGTACGGGGCGGTCCCCGGCGCCACCGTGCCCATCGGGATCGCGTATGGCCTGCTCACCCTGGGGGCGGCATGGTCGGCACGCTCGCGGCGGGACCAGCGCCCCTGGCTCGTCATGTGGCTGCTGGCGCTGACTCTGCTGGTCCTGACAGGGGGGCCGCAGTGGGCGGGTCGGCAGCTCGGCTCGCCCTGGTACCTGCAGAAGGCCCGAATCCTCCCCCTGGCCATCCTGCCGTCTCTGATCCTCCTGGCCCAGGGTGGTGCCGGGCAGCCCGGGCAACGACTGTGGGCGCTGCTGCGCCGGACGGCCTCGCGACTGGGCGGAGCGCGGCCGAGGCGGATGGCGGCCGCCATGCTGGTTGCGATCGTGCTCCTGCCGGTGGCGGCGCGAGTCCCCGTGGAGCGGGCCCTCGTCGCCTCCGTCTACGATCCGCAGCGCATTCAGTACGGGACCTTGCTCACTAAGGACGCCATCACACTCATTCAGCGCTCCCGGAGCAGGCTGCCCGACGACGCCGTCGTCCTGGGGGCGCCGTCGAGGGGGGCTGCCCACCTGTGGTCCCTGGGCGGGGTGCATGTCGTCTACCCGATGCGCGCCGCAGCTGCGCCGGGCACCCCGGAGGCCGCGCTGGCATCAGCCTGGCCCTCCCTGGGGCAGAAGGGCTCCCAGACCTGCGCACTTCTCAACCAGCTGGGAGTGCGCTACTTCTACAGCAGCTCGGATGCGACGGCCTCGGGCTCGGTCACTGGCGCCGCCCCCTTGCGCTGGGACGCGCGCCTGACTCAGGTCCCCACCGAGGGGCTCGAGCTCATCGACTCCGAGGGAAGCACCGCCCTGTGGCGCATCACCGCCTGCGACTGAGGCGGTAGCCGTCTTACTGAGGTGATAGGGGGCGGGTCAGGAGACCGCGGCCAGTTTTTGCACGACGTACTGATTCAAGCTGGTGGACTGCTCTGCCGCTTCCATGGCCAGGCGTCGGTGCAGATCCTCACCGAGGCGCAGCTGGAACTTGCCCGAGTAGTGACGGGTAGACAGAGGTTCTGGCACCGCTTCCCCCGACGCAAGGAGGTCGGCGACTACGTCACTGACGAGGTTGCGTAAACCGGACAACGCCAGCTCAGGGGTTCCGGCCAGCCAGGAGAGTGAAGGAAATTCGACGCAGGTGGCGACGAACTCGTCGTCCTCCGCTGACCATGTCACGCGGAAGCTGTACCTCGCAGTGTCGATGGCTGTACTCATTTTTCCATCTCCCCCTTCTTCTCAATGGCGGCGAGAACCTGCCTCACCTGGTACGGCTTTGCTCGCCCGTGGTCATTCTGGATGTTGACGCGAGGATCTCCGGGCCAAGGGGTTTTAAATACTGCATGCGATCCACCGGTACTTCGAGGCTTCCCGAAGTAGTGCTCACAGACCTTCATGAGTTCTGTGTAAGCGATTCCGCGTGGGTTGTCCTGCATCTTGGCGAGGATCTTCGCGACGCTTGGCATCTCAGAATGGTACCACATATAGTATCATCGCTTGTGGTTGTTCCTCGAGAAGAGGGGTGCAAGGCGGCTCGGTCGGTCCCCAGCAGGACGGCCAGGCCGATCGGCGCCGCCATGATGAGAGGCGCCATGTATCGGAACGGCGTGACGGTGGGGGCTGCGACCATGAGCGTCGCCCACACCAGGATGACGGGGGCGTAGATCGCCACCCACTCACGCCTCCCGGCATAGACGAAGCCGACCACGCTCAGAGCCGTCACCCACATCCAGGTTCCCGGGCCCGGCGTGAGCTCCATGGCCCGCACGGCGGCACCCGCCACCGGGCGCACAGGTCCTGGCAGGAGCGAGTGGTTGACGACACCGGCGCGGGCGTAGGAGCGGATCAGCTCATCACGGTCGGCCGGGTGATTCGAGACCACGGAGATGAAACGGGACTGACCATCGGTGCCGACTGGATCGGCGTCGAAGCGCCACAGGTTGGTGGTATGGATGAGGAAGCCGGTGACGAATGGCCGAGGGCACGCCACCAGGGCCCGTCCCCACGCGAAGAGGAACTGGCCGCGGTGCGCATCGAGGTAGGCCCCGTTGAAGGCCGGCGAGTCCTTGACCGGATCGACACTGGAAGGCCGGTAGGCCTGTTTCCAGGTCTCGGGAGCCAAAACGTTGTTGAAGACCTGCCGACTCGCCGGCGGCAGGCAGTCGGCGTCGTGGGTCAGGGTGTAACCGACCGTCTGCAACGGGATGCCCACGGCCTCCTCGGCGTGCTGGGAGCGAGTCGTCAGCGCTGAAGGGGTGACCACGACGATCAGGACCACTGCGCTGACCGCCAGCGCTCGGCGCAGACGCGCCCTTGACCACCACGCCATCAGGGCCAGGATGACCAGGACCACCGGCAGGGCGTTACTGCGCATGAGCGCGAAGCCCGCCAGGACCACAACGACCACGGCGGTACCCCGCCGTGCCGACAGGAGTCTCCCAGCTCCAGCGCGCACCGCCAGCAGCACGGGGACAAGCGCAGTGGCGAACAGTGAGAAGGCCGAGTCCTTGACCGCGGCGAAGGAGTAGTCGGCCATCAGCGGCATCAGTGCGCAATAGGTGATGACAGACCCGCTCGCCGCGCGCGAGGCTCCCTTGCGGTCCAGGAACACGACAAGACCGCTCACGCAGGTCGCCCACAGCAGCATCTGCCCCACCGATAGCAGCACGACGCCGACCGGGTCGCCTCCGAGCATGCGTCCCAAGCGGAACGGGGCCCCGGCGACCAGCCTGTAGGCGATGGGATGCTGGGCCCCGGTGCCGAACGGATCCGTCAGGATCCAGGCCGTATCGTTCATCGAGGCCATCGGCCACAGGTGCGCATACAGCAGGGACCAACAGGTCAACGGGATCAGGAAGGCCCACGCTGCCAGCCGCCGCGCGCGGTGGCGATTGTCGCCCTGCTGCGATCCGGTGCTTCTGCGCCGCGCGGACAGATCCACCAGGGTCAGGAAGCCCCAGCACGCGGCACCGCTGACAGCCAGGGCGATCAGCAGCCGCACCGGGTTGAAGGACCCCTCCAGGAGCATTCCGGTGGTCCTCTGGACTCGGCCGACCAGGTGCGAGACGGTGTCCACCGCCGCGAACGCGGATGCGAACAGGCATGTCGTCACTGCCCGACGTCGCAGGCGACCGGGGCGGGAGGTTGGGCGCAGGGCGGAAACACGTGTGGGGCCCCCGCGGGGACCCCACACGTCACGACTCATCGATGGCGGCTCGATGGCGGCACTGCTCGGTCACTGCCCCTGGGCGGCGTACTTCGCCTCAACCTCGGCCTTGAGCGGGCGCCACCAGGCCTCGTTGTCTCGGTACCAGTCGATGGTGGCCTGCAGGCCGGAGCGGAAGTCGGTGAACTTCGGCGCCCAGCCGAGCTCCTCGACTAGCTTGGAGTTGTCGATGGCGTAGCGCATGTCGTGGCCGGGGCGGTCGGCGACGTGCTCGTAGTCGTCGGGAGCGTGGTCCATGAGCTCCAGGATCAGCTCGACGACCTCCTTGTTGTTCTTCTCGCCGTTGGCGCCGATGAGGTAGGTCTCGCCGATGCGGCCCTTCTCAATGATGTCCCACACGGCGTCGTTGTGGTCCAGGACATGGATCCAGTCGCGCACGTTCTCACCGGCGCCATAGAGCTTGGGGCGCACGCCATCGATGAGGTTGGTGATCTGACGCGGGATGAACTTCTCGATGTGCTGGTAGGGCCCGTAGTTGTTCGAGCAGTTGGAGATCGTGGCCTCCACGCCGAAGGAGCGCACCCAGGCGCGCACGAGCAGGTCGCTTCCGGCCTTGGACGAGGAGTAGGGGGAGGAGGGGTTGTAGGGGGTCGTCGGCTCGAACTTCGCCGGGTCGTCCAGCTCCAGGTCCCCGTAGACCTCGTCGGTGGAGATGTGGTGGAAGCGCACCTTGTGGCGGCGCACCGCCTCCAGGAGGGTGAAGGTACCCACGAGGTTGGTCTGGATGAAGGGGGAGGGGTCGCGCAGCGAGTTGTCATTGTGTGACTCGGCCGCGAAGTGGACGACGACGTCGGCCTGGGCCACGAGCGGGTCGACGACGTCGGCGTCGGCGATGTCTCCGACGACGAGCGTGACACGGTCATCCAGGTCTGCCAGCGAGCCCTTGTTCCCGGCGTAGGTGAGCTTGTCCAGGACGGTGACGGTGGCATCGGGGTGGCGTACCAGGGTCTGGTGGACGAAGTTGGCGCCGATGAAGCCGGCGCCTCCGGTGATGAGGACGTGCATAGAACTCGCTCCGATACGTGGGAACTGGGGGCGCTGAGCGCCCATCATGGCCGACGCCATCATGCCACAGGAGCTCGTTCGAGCCCACGGGAGGCCGTGGGGCGTGGCCGCTGGGCAGGCGCAGCCGGACTGAGGGCTCCGGGGCGGTGAGACTGGATTGCAATAGTTGCGTCGTGAAGCGGTTAAACCGCGGAGCCTCAAGAAAAGGTGGGGGAGTGGGTGGGATTCTGGGCGCCGATGCGTCCGTCGGCGTCACGCTCCCTCCGTAACTATCAGTAAACTATCAGCAATCTCTTGGAAATTGCTCAGAAATTAGATTTCGTGCCTCTCGAGGGAGCGCGTCGTCGGTTGTGATGGTGAGGCCTGATGGACGCCCGTCGGTATCACCTCAAAGGAACCCCATGAACGTCCCTCGCGCTCTTGGCCGCATCGCCCCTCGCGGTGGCCATCGCCTCAGCGGCCATGCCGGTGGTCTCAGCGCCCATGCGCACGCGTGCCGCTCCGCCGGGCTCATCGCCCTGTCCTCACTACTCCTGTCCAGCCTGGTGCCCGTGGCCGGTGCCGCGCCGGACGCCGGTGACTCCAGTGGCCAGGGCGAGGCCCCCGCACCGGTCCAGATCCTCGACCTGACCACCGCCGGCGGGCAGGCCACCGAGGTCGCGCAGTCGGGTCTCGACGACGCCCAGACCTCGACGGGGGAGGAGGCCGGTTCCGCCGCTGCCGCCTCAGCGAGTGCGACGCCGGTGCGCAGCGCAACCGCTGCCGTGCCCGCTCTCGCTCAGGCCACGGGCGCAGCCGACGCGCCGGCCCCGTCGATCCTGCCGGTGGCTACGGACCCGCAGGCGGACGCCACCCTGCTGACCGACCCACTCGAGGTCGACCGCTTCTTCGTCGCCGGCTTCACCTGGGCCGGCAGCGCCGACCTGCCCGAAGGCGTGCGCATCTACCTGCGTGTGCGGGAGAACGGGACCTGGTCGCCCTGGTACCTCAATGAGGCGGCCGACGCCGGCCGCGATGACCGCGCCACCTCCGGCACGGGGGAGTTCGTCACCGGCGGGGCCGACGCGATCCAGGCCTCCGTCGTCGGCAGCTCGCTTCCCGCCGGGCTCAAGCTGGCCCTGGTCCCCTCCCGCCCGCAGGGCGAGGAGGTCCTTGATGCCGGGGATCTCACGACCACCCAGGCCGCACCGACCCCCGTCATTGAGGATGCCTCCGCCACTGAGGACCATGGCGCCCGGGTGGAGCCGGCTGCCATGGCGCCATCTGCGAGCCCGGCGTGGGCCACTCAACCGGCCGCTGTATCAGCCGCACCAGCAGCTGCGCCCGCCCTCGCACCGGCTGCGACATCCGCCAACGGTCTGCCGGTCGCGGTGACCACCCGAGCTGAATGGGGGGCCA
This region of Actinomyces oris genomic DNA includes:
- a CDS encoding DUF6541 family protein, giving the protein MAAGLNADSGWSLAAATLVMAGLLLVPGWVIGRSARLGALPSLAVAPAIGSALIGAAEILTHALALTWRPWGWAIIAALSIGSTLLMRLVAGPAAGPGRQGMPWSRAERMILAGGLSVAVLVPAGVILSCLPSPGYPAQAFDATFHLNAVAAIREGGNASMLGGLSSLYSGRAIYYPTVWHGAVALAPGGPVPASTAGILALTAVIWPLSLLGLLARVTGLDSASDSVGDGAERRQKVCALASVLALSAGLVGFPLLLMTSLAVWPYALSVLGLPGALVLYDQMREGAVSRRLHLTWVLLVLAVAGGVVAAHGTGLFNLAILTLPFLTDAVASWWRRSAGRRGGRVLLAVGAAGVMLALATGGWLMRGSLASVLGYERPAGGVAGAVATLGQALIDLPMYGAVPGATVPIGIAYGLLTLGAAWSARSRRDQRPWLVMWLLALTLLVLTGGPQWAGRQLGSPWYLQKARILPLAILPSLILLAQGGAGQPGQRLWALLRRTASRLGGARPRRMAAAMLVAIVLLPVAARVPVERALVASVYDPQRIQYGTLLTKDAITLIQRSRSRLPDDAVVLGAPSRGAAHLWSLGGVHVVYPMRAAAAPGTPEAALASAWPSLGQKGSQTCALLNQLGVRYFYSSSDATASGSVTGAAPLRWDARLTQVPTEGLELIDSEGSTALWRITACD
- a CDS encoding type II toxin-antitoxin system HicB family antitoxin, with the protein product MSTAIDTARYSFRVTWSAEDDEFVATCVEFPSLSWLAGTPELALSGLRNLVSDVVADLLASGEAVPEPLSTRHYSGKFQLRLGEDLHRRLAMEAAEQSTSLNQYVVQKLAAVS
- a CDS encoding DUF6020 family protein, translating into MLLEGSFNPVRLLIALAVSGAACWGFLTLVDLSARRRSTGSQQGDNRHRARRLAAWAFLIPLTCWSLLYAHLWPMASMNDTAWILTDPFGTGAQHPIAYRLVAGAPFRLGRMLGGDPVGVVLLSVGQMLLWATCVSGLVVFLDRKGASRAASGSVITYCALMPLMADYSFAAVKDSAFSLFATALVPVLLAVRAGAGRLLSARRGTAVVVVVLAGFALMRSNALPVVLVILALMAWWSRARLRRALAVSAVVLIVVVTPSALTTRSQHAEEAVGIPLQTVGYTLTHDADCLPPASRQVFNNVLAPETWKQAYRPSSVDPVKDSPAFNGAYLDAHRGQFLFAWGRALVACPRPFVTGFLIHTTNLWRFDADPVGTDGQSRFISVVSNHPADRDELIRSYARAGVVNHSLLPGPVRPVAGAAVRAMELTPGPGTWMWVTALSVVGFVYAGRREWVAIYAPVILVWATLMVAAPTVTPFRYMAPLIMAAPIGLAVLLGTDRAALHPSSRGTTTSDDTICGTILRCQASRRSSPRCRTTHAESLTQNS
- the rfbB gene encoding dTDP-glucose 4,6-dehydratase — its product is MHVLITGGAGFIGANFVHQTLVRHPDATVTVLDKLTYAGNKGSLADLDDRVTLVVGDIADADVVDPLVAQADVVVHFAAESHNDNSLRDPSPFIQTNLVGTFTLLEAVRRHKVRFHHISTDEVYGDLELDDPAKFEPTTPYNPSSPYSSSKAGSDLLVRAWVRSFGVEATISNCSNNYGPYQHIEKFIPRQITNLIDGVRPKLYGAGENVRDWIHVLDHNDAVWDIIEKGRIGETYLIGANGEKNNKEVVELILELMDHAPDDYEHVADRPGHDMRYAIDNSKLVEELGWAPKFTDFRSGLQATIDWYRDNEAWWRPLKAEVEAKYAAQGQ